The genomic stretch TTCTCATGAGACATAGCTGCAGAAGCCCAAGAGCCGCATTCAAAATTCTCCAAGGAAACATTCCTAGACAACATTGTAGGAACAACTTTTTCCGAAGCTTCTTTTCTCGTTTTGATTGGCTTTATCTTACCAACAAAGCTAGGAAGAAAAAGACAAAGAGCATTGCATTTGAATCCATCATGTGATGATGATGTTATTGTTTTCATTTCCTTAATAACACTCTTAGGACTTTCTTTAgcattttcattttttgtgaaAGTACCATAATGCCACTCCCATTTCTCTAGCTCTTTTGTGTTTAGTTTagtcaaccattgatcaaaatcAAATCCTTCTAAAGAAGCACTCTCTCTTGCATCACCACATGATTTGCTCTTCCCAAACTTAGCCTCTTGAAGAAGTTCTTGAAGTGTGTTGGTCATCATCACATTAGTAGCCTCTTGACATTGTGGTTCCGGGCTCCCGTGTTTCGGTTTTTTAACCGAACCGGACCGGGGAGACGAGTTTACCGAATTCGGTAGACTCAAGCTTAGAAACCTTAGCTTTGGAGGTTGTAGTGTTGGAGGGTGCAAAAGGGTAGGAGGTGTTGTGATTATAGTTGGCAACTTTTGTTTGATAGGTGAATTTTTCAATGAAAGTGGATCTACCATAATTTGTTTTTCCTTTTGGAAACTCTCCATGATTGAGTTTTTTGAGGTGGAAAATGGAAAGGGATGTTTTTATATTAGAAAATGAATTTGGACTTGTGGAAGCCAAAGTGTTTGTGACTACTTTTATAGAAGATACATGAAATGTAAAAAATTGTGTATTGCTTGCATGATCATTCATATCTCAGTCGTGAGGGCCATGTTCCATGTTTAGTatagttaaatatatatattttttctttggtATAGCTGACTTTTTGTATATTACTGAGTTTTTGTATATTAGATAAACAAAAACTAGAAAACACCTGTGTTAATAATGGTCAAtgaaatattttatgataaaataaagaGCGGAGGAAAGTTGTTATTTATAAGTTTTACAGCtagattttttaaacaaaaaagtgAAGAAAATTAAATTCAAGTGGTAAAGATTCGACACGACACTGAAATACATACACTACACCATACACGATATTGATATGTCAACATTAATAAACACTAAAACCTTACACAATATTGATACGTCAACATTAGTAATAAACGCTGAAACCTTACATGCCATTGATGCGTCgtcattaataataatttttttaaaattagatggAGTTGTATATATGTGGGTTGATGAGAAATTCTTAAAAGAGATCAGCTGTCGCCACCTATATAATGATAAAATTGCTCTGTTGTATGTAAATTCTAGATGAGTTTGTGAAAACTAATTCACCTAAATATTTTACATGAAATAAAATTTTAGAGCACAAGTATAATTTGATGAAGAGAAATGCTACTTGTACACTTATGTGTACACCCACACCGTAATTTATACGGTAAAGATATGTTcatcatttttttaatcatttttttccaCTTTGATTTGCGTGCAGCACATGAACAAGTGCATGTATATACGGTGTAAAGTGTTCTGGTGTAGGAAACTGGTGTATGCATAGCATACCTCTTTGATGAATTAAGTGTTGGAGTGGGTCACGGGTTGAGCTTATTCGTGCTGGGATCAATCAGGGGAAAAAATAATCATGTCAACGCATTAAAAAATATATCCGGCCTAGTTAGTAAAATGAATAATTGATAAAAGTTGAAGATATGAGTCTCTTAACATTTAGTATGTATTTTGAGCGAGTTTAACTGTCCCGCAAGACTGGCctaacatttttataaaaaaatggtgGACATGTGGACTCTCGCTAGAAAGCCCCACACCATGTCTAAGCCACTTGCTCATTATTAGTTGTTGGATTTAATCCAACAGACTCCGGTATTATATGATGCGTCAACTAGGAGCAGTTTTAATCGTCTGTGAAATATAAATTTGTCTATATGGTGTAATACGTACAACATCATTCACTTTTGCAAAATTTCACCTTTCTAATCTCTTGGATTTGGACCTAAGAGTGTTAATTTTATAGGCACACCCCCGCTCTATGTTTCTGGAGATCAACATCGCCGCATTAGAGAGTTTTGCACGGACACTTCATCAACCTATTGTTCCTTGCCTGAATAGTGACATCGTCTGTGAGAAAGGCCTCTTCATTCTCACGAAATTTCACGCCAAATTCATTAAAGCATCTGATCAAATCACCTTTGATTTTCTCAATCAATAACATTGGCTTCTAAATTGGCTCGAATAGTCGGTCATTTCAATACCAATCCTGCAGCCAAAGCCATCACATCAATCCTTGCTCCCATGTAAGAAGTTCCACCTCCTCTTATAGGGGGAGGAGATTTGGTTCTAGTAACTCCTATGACCATTTCATTTCCTCATACTCCAGTTCCTCCACCGATCAATCGAGGCATTTTTGAGATCATATCATCCTTCTAACCTTTCTAGTAGTTATTTAAAGGCCAAACTTCTAAGTAACCTCAATTGCAAGCGAAAACACCTAAATCATAAAAGTTATAAAGCCTTTAATAACTTCACACCACACTAGGAATGAAGGAGCATCACGAGAATTAACAATTTAGTGCAGTAGTAGAATGCCCACCTTGTGGCTAATCGGTACCCATAAGTAGAACAAAACCAACAAATAGCTCCATCACGAGGCCACACACAGAGGGAGGCATTGCAACACAATAACCTTAGAGCCACACCCCTTATAATTCTTAGTGCCACTGCCTCACAACACCTGAGATCTTCCACGTCATCAGAATATCATCGTTCTCGGGCTCTCTAATCTTCTCCTCAAGGTTCTAGTGGTGGAGACAGAGCCATATGCCTCATGAGAATCACCATTCTTATAAAAGATACGAACAAGATGCCAAGGATGATTCCCTCTCTCACCATTGGAGGAACTTATTCTCAAAACATATCATCGATAGTAGGAATATTCCTAAGTCTCTATTAaatttgtcaaagttggacaattacGAAGGAATTGGGAACCCATACAAGCATATTGAACACATAGATAGCATGATCAACTATTACCATGCTAGGAGTGCGATGAAATGCAAAAAATTTGGTCTAACTCTCAAGGGAGCCTTCGTGATGTGGTTCAAAACCCTATTGGACAGTTCAAGCAACTCTTGGGAGAAGTTGTGAGATGAATTTATAGCTCAGTTCAGTGCTAAAAAGAGGCTACCAAAGACAATAGTCTTCCTCGGCAGGATCCATCagaaaaagaaggaaaatttTGG from Vicia villosa cultivar HV-30 ecotype Madison, WI linkage group LG4, Vvil1.0, whole genome shotgun sequence encodes the following:
- the LOC131599634 gene encoding uncharacterized protein LOC131599634; the protein is MESFQKEKQIMVDPLSLKNSPIKQKLPTIITTPPTLLHPPTLQPPKLRFLSLSLPNSVNSSPRSGSVKKPKHGSPEPQCQEATNVMMTNTLQELLQEAKFGKSKSCGDARESASLEGFDFDQWLTKLNTKELEKWEWHYGTFTKNENAKESPKSVIKEMKTITSSSHDGFKCNALCLFLPSFVGKIKPIKTRKEASEKVVPTMLSRNVSLENFECGSWASAAMSHENDGDSNNSYFDLPMELMKYGGANEVDSHSPIAASHAYEKDLKGVLKNSSVRGSARKPDTSPRHVRFSLSSSSPSYPASPAFCISPRLKKAREDFNAFLAAQTA